From Coffea eugenioides isolate CCC68of unplaced genomic scaffold, Ceug_1.0 ScVebR1_685;HRSCAF=1401, whole genome shotgun sequence, one genomic window encodes:
- the LOC113758738 gene encoding uncharacterized protein LOC113758738, with protein sequence MNLGYKALMKDKEIQGRKDQEDASTSIHSTSKQMWSCLWKLNIKHKLKTFMWKCINNALPVNEAKQVWHIAPIQWESAMEKQGCFKAWWNESVVTRSRQDGAEHLGLTVNILWQVWKSRNELEFNNKQRHAMTTILKAQEEWIEFCEAYKDKEQMITEETTANQTQRIEVENAEVIKVKIATLRRSNSKEIGIGVTAMTEGDVVVAAWAIHERSYNCPQLDEAEAIKIAMSKLAINGWRKIIIQSCNKQLLQQIHSGSASNIKLHTLVEDILSLKTLFHMCSFCVISKSVNHISIRVSDYALDILHDEEWINPLCC encoded by the exons ATGAACTTAGGTTATAAGGCACTCATGAAAGATAAGGAAATCCAGGGAAGGAAAGATCAGGAGGATGCTAGTACAAGTATACATAGTACATCAAAGCAAATGTGGTCTTGCCTATGGAAACTAAACATAAAGCATAAGCTGAAGACCTTCATGTGGAAATGCATCAACAATGCTCTTCCAGTCAATGAA GCCAAGCAGGTATGGCACATAGCACCTATACAGTGGGAGAGTGCTATGGAAAAACAAGGATGCTTCAAGGCCTGGTGGAATGAAAGTGTAGTCACCAGATCTAGGCAGGATGGTGCAGAACATCTTGGTCTAACAGTTAACATTTTATGGCAAGTATGGAAAAGTAGAAATGAGTTGGAATTCAACAACAAACAAAGGCATGCAATGACAACCATACTGAAAGCTCAAGAGGAATGGATAGAGTTCTGCGAAGCATACAAAGACAAAGAACAGATGATCACAGAAGAAACAACTGCTAACCAAACTCAAAGGATAGAAGTGGAGAATGCCGAGGTGATTAAAGTGAAGATTGCTACACTCAGAAGATCGAACAGTAAGGAGATTGGCATAGGAGTGACTGCTATGACTGAAGGAGATGTGGTTGTTGCGGCTTGGGCAATACATGAAAGAAGCTACAATTGTCCACAATTGGACGAAGCTGAGGCTATTAAGATAGCTATGAGTAAATTAGCAATCAATGGTTGGAGGAAAATCATCATACAGAGCTGCAACAAGCAACTACTTCAGCAAATCCATTCTGGAAGTGCATCAAATATCAAGCTGCATACTCTAGTTGAGGACATTCTTAGCTTGAAAACTTTATTTCACATGTGCTCTTTTTGTGTTATATCTAAAAGTGTTAATCATATTAGTATTAGAGTTAGTGATTATGCGTTAGATATTCTACATGATGAGGAATGGATCAATCCTCTGTGCTGTTGA